A window from Gottschalkiaceae bacterium SANA encodes these proteins:
- a CDS encoding exodeoxyribonuclease III yields the protein MRFISWNIDSLNAALTSDSNRAILTRKVIDTILEKDADVIALQETKLPTNGPSKKHMQHLAEYFKGYSYQWRSSKEPARKGYAGTMFLYKDKYLPEVFYPEIQAPDTMDLEGRIITLDFGEFYLTQVYTPNAGDGLKRLNERQVWDEKYAEYLQSLDQKKPVLATGDYNVAHKEIDLAHPQNNRRSAGFTDEEREGFTNLLNKGFTDTFRLVHGDVTGAYSWWAQRVKTSKINNSGWRIDYWLVSDRLANKVVKSEMVDSGARQDHAPILLEIDLNSEK from the coding sequence GTGAGATTCATTTCGTGGAATATTGATTCATTAAATGCGGCCTTAACAAGTGATTCAAATAGGGCGATACTAACAAGAAAAGTAATTGATACAATTTTGGAAAAGGATGCGGATGTAATTGCTTTGCAAGAAACCAAATTACCAACCAATGGGCCAAGCAAGAAGCATATGCAGCATTTAGCCGAGTATTTTAAGGGATACTCTTATCAATGGAGAAGTTCTAAGGAACCAGCTAGAAAAGGCTATGCGGGGACGATGTTTTTATATAAAGACAAATACCTTCCAGAAGTATTTTATCCTGAGATTCAGGCTCCTGATACAATGGATCTAGAAGGAAGAATTATTACTTTGGATTTTGGTGAATTTTATCTCACTCAGGTATATACGCCTAATGCCGGAGATGGGCTAAAACGATTGAATGAAAGACAAGTTTGGGATGAGAAGTATGCTGAGTATCTTCAGAGCCTAGATCAAAAGAAACCTGTTTTAGCAACAGGAGACTATAATGTAGCCCATAAAGAGATCGATTTGGCGCATCCACAGAATAACCGTAGGTCAGCAGGTTTTACGGATGAGGAACGAGAAGGCTTCACAAATTTATTAAACAAAGGTTTTACAGATACATTCAGACTTGTTCATGGAGATGTGACTGGTGCATATTCATGGTGGGCGCAAAGGGTGAAAACGAGTAAGATCAATAATTCAGGCTGGAGAATTGATTATTGGCTAGTGAGTGATCGACTAGCAAACAAAGTTGTTAAGTCTGAGATGGTGGATTCTGGAGCAAGACAGGATCACGCGCCAATTTTATTGGAAATAGATTTAAATTCAGAAAAATAA
- a CDS encoding formate/nitrite transporter family protein, with amino-acid sequence MDHWGASKESVYYMEQAGVVEVSEIAKKKMHNFINEPMKFFIYSMMAGVFCGLGMILAYSAGGSLVNNEFTVGFAKIIFGISFALSFTLIVYAGSELFTGNVGVMTIGVLNRSITVKDGIKLACFVYVGNFLGATVIALLIGAGGLLDNSVTANYIVSSSVAKMQLPIMHSFARGILCNMMVVLATWSCAKLKSEPAKMMILVWCVYGFCTSGFEHSIANMALFVMSMITPFTTSEISLAGTISNIIPVTLGNIVGGGAIGAVYYYLGSSSSSKPESDKMQMVKTDSLYM; translated from the coding sequence ATGGATCATTGGGGGGCAAGTAAAGAGAGTGTTTACTATATGGAGCAAGCAGGTGTAGTTGAGGTATCTGAAATAGCAAAAAAGAAAATGCATAATTTTATAAATGAACCCATGAAATTTTTTATATATTCCATGATGGCGGGCGTTTTTTGTGGATTAGGCATGATCTTGGCATATTCTGCAGGCGGTTCTTTAGTCAATAATGAATTTACAGTAGGCTTTGCAAAAATTATTTTTGGAATATCATTTGCTCTTAGCTTTACATTGATTGTATATGCAGGAAGTGAGCTTTTTACGGGAAATGTAGGGGTAATGACCATCGGTGTTCTCAATCGATCCATTACAGTAAAAGATGGGATAAAATTGGCTTGTTTTGTCTATGTGGGGAACTTCCTTGGTGCAACGGTAATCGCTCTATTGATCGGTGCTGGTGGATTATTGGATAATTCCGTAACTGCAAATTATATTGTAAGTAGTAGTGTGGCAAAGATGCAGCTTCCGATTATGCACAGTTTTGCAAGAGGAATTCTTTGTAATATGATGGTTGTTCTTGCTACATGGTCTTGTGCCAAATTAAAATCAGAACCCGCAAAAATGATGATTTTGGTGTGGTGTGTATATGGCTTTTGTACCAGTGGTTTTGAGCATAGTATAGCCAATATGGCGCTATTTGTTATGAGTATGATTACTCCATTCACGACGTCAGAAATATCACTTGCGGGAACCATAAGCAACATCATCCCTGTAACCCTTGGAAATATTGTGGGTGGAGGAGCAATAGGTGCTGTTTATTATTATCTTGGAAGCAGCTCTAGTTCAAAACCCGAGTCAGACAAAATGCAAATGGTAAAAACGGATTCTCTTTACATGTAA
- a CDS encoding YgeY family selenium metabolism-linked hydrolase yields MSKNFNELAETYFDEIVITASELLQIPSVSGNEGGVADYIKEKMHALDYDEIHVDEVGNVIGIMKGSGGGKSTMLYCHMDTVEEGQLDKWKYPPFSGVVAEGKIWGRGASDTKGTLAPMLYTPYILKKAGIMPKGDVYCVCVVQEEVAGFGAMHMAAEEKFLTDFALVGEATENDIAIACKGRIAIDVTINGRSCHASIPESGVNPFDYLHKFLEALNDFPVAYDENFGSSKITPTRITSSEEGTNIVPSTVVLTLDYRSVPSETNESIIERVRSIVDQCMFEGITVDMEIIMVDITTYTGFKGRGLNGLPAFQIDKNSELVLAAKSALEKTFGREVKTKPWAFATDSGHYASKGVQVIGYSPAEIKYCHTTKDNIDLNMLKEGIAGCLAITESLSNIQK; encoded by the coding sequence ATGAGTAAAAATTTCAATGAACTTGCGGAAACATACTTCGATGAAATTGTCATAACAGCTTCTGAACTATTACAAATACCAAGTGTTTCAGGAAATGAAGGCGGAGTTGCTGATTATATAAAAGAGAAGATGCATGCCTTGGATTACGATGAAATTCATGTTGATGAAGTAGGAAATGTTATTGGAATTATGAAAGGTAGCGGAGGCGGGAAAAGCACCATGCTTTATTGCCATATGGACACAGTGGAAGAAGGCCAGCTTGATAAATGGAAATATCCTCCTTTTTCTGGTGTTGTAGCGGAAGGTAAAATTTGGGGACGGGGAGCCAGTGATACAAAAGGTACGCTTGCACCAATGCTGTATACCCCCTATATCCTAAAAAAAGCCGGAATCATGCCGAAGGGAGATGTATATTGCGTTTGCGTTGTTCAGGAAGAGGTTGCTGGATTCGGTGCTATGCATATGGCAGCAGAGGAAAAGTTTTTAACTGATTTCGCTCTAGTCGGCGAAGCGACTGAAAATGACATAGCGATTGCCTGTAAAGGGAGAATTGCGATTGATGTAACCATAAACGGTAGGTCTTGTCATGCAAGTATTCCTGAAAGCGGAGTAAATCCTTTTGACTATTTGCACAAGTTTCTTGAAGCGTTAAACGATTTTCCGGTGGCGTATGATGAGAATTTTGGTTCTTCTAAAATCACACCTACAAGAATTACATCCTCTGAAGAGGGGACAAACATTGTGCCGAGTACAGTCGTGCTTACATTGGATTATAGAAGCGTACCATCGGAAACCAATGAATCGATCATTGAGAGAGTCAGAAGCATCGTAGACCAATGTATGTTTGAAGGAATAACCGTTGATATGGAAATTATCATGGTTGATATTACTACCTATACAGGATTTAAGGGGCGCGGTCTCAATGGCCTCCCGGCTTTTCAAATCGATAAAAATAGCGAACTCGTTCTGGCGGCAAAAAGTGCGCTTGAGAAAACATTTGGGCGAGAGGTAAAAACAAAGCCATGGGCTTTTGCCACGGACAGTGGCCATTATGCCTCAAAAGGTGTTCAAGTGATCGGGTATTCACCTGCTGAAATAAAATACTGCCATACAACAAAAGACAATATTGATTTAAATATGCTCAAAGAAGGAATTGCAGGCTGCCTTGCAATTACAGAAAGTTTATCGAATATCCAAAAATAA
- a CDS encoding LysR family transcriptional regulator: MTIQQLKYLVEISRCGSMNKAAKNLFVSQPSISKAIRELEDDLRIEIFHRDHTKKLKFTLEGTELLLHAKSIIEQSDNIEQLFASKNKQEYLRLIVSSQHYAFVVKSFIEFMNNHNFNDYELLLRERKTYQIIEDVYTQQSNAGIICLSTSTEKFVRKYLLSKNIEFHSLAIVNLHAFLRKDHPLAGQKMVSLEELSKYPYIQYEQENNSLNFSEEAIVIHAKQSVHVLDRATMNNIICHTDSFNIGTGFLIEGIIERDLISIPVSNINEKLNVGWIKIKNFSLATETKEFIDLCYKNIQTQ; this comes from the coding sequence ATGACCATTCAACAATTAAAGTACTTGGTTGAAATATCAAGGTGTGGTTCTATGAATAAAGCGGCAAAGAATTTATTTGTTTCTCAACCAAGCATTAGTAAAGCAATTCGTGAACTAGAGGATGATCTTCGAATAGAAATTTTCCACCGTGATCATACAAAAAAACTTAAATTCACTCTTGAAGGAACCGAACTTCTACTTCATGCCAAGAGCATAATTGAGCAATCCGATAATATTGAGCAACTTTTCGCCAGTAAAAACAAACAGGAGTATTTACGCCTTATCGTTTCTTCTCAGCACTATGCATTTGTCGTAAAATCATTCATCGAATTTATGAACAATCATAATTTCAACGATTACGAGCTTCTCCTCAGAGAAAGAAAAACCTATCAAATCATTGAAGACGTGTATACCCAGCAAAGCAATGCAGGCATCATTTGCCTTTCTACTTCAACAGAGAAATTCGTGAGAAAATATCTTCTCTCAAAAAATATCGAATTTCACTCTCTTGCAATCGTAAATCTTCACGCCTTCCTGCGAAAGGATCATCCCCTGGCAGGACAAAAAATGGTAAGTCTCGAAGAGCTTTCAAAATATCCTTATATCCAATATGAACAAGAGAATAACTCCCTTAACTTTTCAGAAGAAGCGATTGTAATCCATGCAAAACAATCAGTCCATGTTCTGGATCGCGCCACAATGAACAACATCATATGTCACACTGATAGTTTCAATATAGGAACAGGCTTTTTAATTGAAGGAATTATCGAACGGGATTTAATCAGCATCCCAGTGAGCAACATTAATGAAAAACTGAACGTAGGCTGGATCAAAATCAAGAATTTCTCTCTGGCGACAGAAACAAAAGAATTTATTGATTTATGTTATAAAAACATACAAACACAATGA
- a CDS encoding MATE family efflux transporter → MKEQKSTIQSLNALAIPLIIQSISSMIISTTDQAMIGRISVSAFGAVGSVYQLIYMLVGIMGCTVIVFNINGSRALGRQDKESFCDELISSLLLSLILGGTLLIGIMVFHRSLLTGIFGFQGEILSDAEAYLGIVKWSIVIQMLVFSFTTYFKVIQKTKHILWVSLIASLMNLLLDYVLIFGKLGFKPMGVRGAGYATVASLLMSLLVYTLMASGDIQFKYKRMTVYLSRIKLNFQASLPIMGLEVLESNVFMMVITAIVSRQGEVALASYLLIVQVISILQMPMFMYASAALTIVSEKMETNWQLVKSIPRLAVACALCFYGSLGILGFGFRESIFALINPNLNVVSLASSLFFLYLLANLMRIPSTVYSYALQAIGLSRFVLYRSALINAIILAFVLACATFAKGNSLIFLILCAVALLLNYGLIALVGRKRFLKETQNLVNEHTEVS, encoded by the coding sequence ATGAAAGAGCAAAAGAGTACAATTCAATCATTGAATGCTTTGGCGATTCCCTTGATCATTCAGTCCATTAGTTCAATGATTATTAGCACCACAGATCAGGCAATGATTGGAAGAATTTCAGTTTCAGCCTTTGGAGCAGTGGGGTCGGTGTATCAGTTGATTTACATGCTAGTTGGCATTATGGGTTGCACGGTCATCGTTTTTAATATCAACGGATCAAGGGCCTTGGGAAGACAAGATAAAGAAAGCTTTTGTGATGAATTGATTTCATCTCTATTATTGAGTCTTATTCTGGGTGGGACTCTATTGATTGGAATCATGGTCTTCCATCGGAGTTTGTTAACTGGAATCTTTGGATTTCAAGGTGAAATTTTGTCGGATGCAGAAGCGTATCTTGGTATTGTTAAATGGAGCATTGTGATACAAATGCTCGTCTTTTCGTTCACTACGTATTTTAAGGTAATTCAAAAAACAAAGCATATCTTGTGGGTGTCTCTTATAGCCTCATTGATGAACTTGCTTTTGGATTATGTACTGATTTTCGGCAAATTAGGATTTAAGCCTATGGGAGTACGGGGAGCGGGTTATGCGACAGTGGCTTCTTTGCTTATGAGTCTTTTGGTTTATACACTTATGGCAAGTGGAGATATTCAATTCAAATATAAGCGGATGACAGTGTATTTGAGTCGCATCAAGTTGAATTTTCAGGCGAGTTTGCCCATTATGGGCTTGGAAGTATTGGAGAGCAATGTGTTTATGATGGTGATTACCGCCATTGTCTCACGGCAGGGTGAAGTAGCCCTTGCATCCTATCTTCTGATTGTTCAGGTTATCAGTATCCTACAGATGCCTATGTTTATGTATGCCTCTGCAGCCTTGACGATTGTCAGTGAGAAAATGGAAACAAATTGGCAATTGGTGAAGTCTATACCAAGGTTAGCAGTTGCTTGTGCCTTATGTTTTTATGGAAGTCTTGGCATACTTGGGTTTGGGTTTCGGGAATCAATTTTTGCTTTGATCAACCCGAATTTGAATGTTGTTTCCTTGGCTTCAAGTCTATTTTTTCTTTACCTGCTGGCCAATCTCATGAGAATTCCATCGACAGTCTACTCATACGCTTTGCAGGCAATAGGACTTAGTCGATTTGTGTTATATCGTAGCGCTCTGATCAATGCGATTATATTAGCCTTTGTGTTGGCTTGCGCAACCTTTGCAAAAGGGAATAGCCTTATT
- a CDS encoding MBL fold metallo-hydrolase: MEFKQVYTPGLAHCSYVIGGKSACVVIDPAREVKQYIAIAKSLGLPIKGIIETHLHADFVSGHVELKQLTGATIYVTAKANAEFEHHLVKDEEEFQIDTLLFKMLDTPGHTPESTVYLVTDLERGNEPVVAFTGDTLLVGDVGRPDLFPDKKEELASKLYRSLRRLEKLGDYIEVYPAHGAGSLCGKALSSKLSSTIGTEKLQNTAMLKHPEEAFIKSFLKEMPEAPDHFSRCSELNRRGAMPVSEVKRPVAFSPEKFLECSQHGYIVVDTRDQLAFASAHVPGAYALSLKGNFATFAGWVLPPDQPILLVLEDRQDMQRVLRALYSVGLDNVTGFLKGGMPAYAASGLITARFESVSASEAKERYEEGSLRLIDNRLKSEWDRGHIQGSSHVPAPDVRHNFHQLEGNKTLAFICNSGNRSLLAASLMLNFSKAQNVINVIGGMTAWLSLGYPLVAEDDEN; the protein is encoded by the coding sequence ATGGAGTTTAAACAAGTGTACACACCGGGGCTTGCACATTGTTCGTATGTGATTGGAGGAAAATCTGCCTGCGTTGTCATAGACCCTGCAAGAGAAGTGAAGCAGTATATTGCCATCGCGAAGTCATTGGGGCTTCCGATCAAGGGGATTATTGAAACCCATTTGCATGCAGATTTTGTTTCTGGCCATGTGGAGCTTAAACAACTGACCGGTGCAACGATCTATGTAACGGCTAAGGCTAATGCTGAGTTTGAGCATCACCTTGTCAAGGATGAAGAGGAATTCCAAATCGATACATTGCTGTTCAAAATGCTTGATACGCCTGGACATACACCAGAATCAACTGTTTATCTTGTGACAGACCTTGAAAGAGGCAATGAACCAGTAGTCGCCTTTACTGGAGATACACTTTTAGTGGGGGACGTTGGAAGACCAGATTTGTTCCCAGATAAAAAAGAAGAGCTAGCGTCCAAGTTATATCGGAGTCTTAGAAGACTTGAAAAACTTGGTGACTACATAGAAGTGTATCCAGCGCATGGTGCGGGTTCACTGTGTGGAAAGGCGCTTTCTTCCAAACTTTCATCTACAATTGGAACGGAGAAACTGCAGAATACAGCAATGCTGAAGCATCCAGAGGAAGCCTTTATCAAAAGTTTCCTGAAAGAAATGCCCGAGGCACCTGATCATTTTTCACGCTGTTCTGAACTGAATAGAAGGGGTGCTATGCCTGTGTCGGAAGTGAAAAGGCCTGTCGCTTTTTCGCCGGAAAAGTTTTTGGAATGTAGTCAACATGGATATATCGTGGTAGATACTAGGGATCAACTTGCATTTGCCTCGGCGCATGTTCCAGGGGCATATGCCCTTAGTCTAAAAGGCAATTTTGCTACTTTCGCGGGTTGGGTTTTGCCACCGGATCAGCCGATTTTGCTTGTTTTAGAAGATAGGCAGGATATGCAAAGGGTACTTCGAGCCTTATATAGTGTGGGACTTGATAATGTTACGGGATTCCTTAAAGGGGGGATGCCAGCCTATGCGGCGAGTGGTCTTATAACGGCGAGATTTGAAAGTGTTTCAGCTTCTGAAGCGAAGGAACGATATGAGGAAGGGAGTTTACGTCTTATCGATAACCGATTGAAAAGTGAATGGGATCGAGGACATATTCAAGGTTCGAGTCACGTACCCGCTCCGGATGTGAGACATAATTTTCATCAACTAGAAGGGAATAAAACTCTTGCTTTTATATGTAATTCTGGCAATCGGTCACTACTTGCTGCGAGTTTGATGTTGAATTTCAGCAAAGCACAAAATGTCATTAACGTCATTGGGGGAATGACAGCTTGGTTGTCCCTCGGATATCCTTTGGTTGCTGAAGATGATGAGAACTGA
- a CDS encoding DUF1846 domain-containing protein, producing MYRQGFDNEKYLNQQFENILERVKGYDGKLYLEFGGKLMYDFHAARVLPGYDPNVKVKLLSRLKDDADIIIAIYAGDIERKKMRADFGITYDMECLKLIDDFKKWGLNVAGVVITRYEGQPAATQFKNKLERRGIKTYTHGFTKGYPTDINKVVSEEGYGANPYIITENKLVIVTAPGPGSGKLATCLSQLYHDSLRGKKSGYAKFETFPVWNVPLNHPVNIAYESATADLKDFNVIDPFHLGAYNKTTVNYNRDVDSFPLLKRILEKITGEESVYQSPTDMGVNMVGYGIIDDDVVRRASHQEIIRRCFVYECEYMKGLVDKETVERAELIMDNLGLAKEDRLVVTPAREAAKGCKHKNLDIISCGAAIMLKDGTIITGKNSEIMNATSSVILNAIKHMAKIPDNIYLLTPSIIESIIALKKRLKENFEALSLQETLIALSISATSNHTAKVALETLEELSGCELHCTHMLIPGDESEIRKIGISLTSDPLFPSNDLYMK from the coding sequence ATGTACAGACAAGGGTTTGATAATGAAAAGTACTTAAATCAGCAATTTGAAAATATTTTGGAACGAGTTAAAGGATATGATGGAAAGTTGTATTTAGAGTTTGGAGGCAAACTCATGTATGATTTTCATGCGGCACGCGTTCTGCCTGGATATGATCCCAATGTAAAGGTGAAGTTGCTCAGCCGACTGAAAGATGATGCAGATATTATCATCGCTATCTATGCAGGGGATATTGAGCGTAAAAAAATGCGCGCTGACTTTGGTATCACTTATGACATGGAATGTTTAAAACTGATTGATGATTTTAAAAAATGGGGACTGAATGTGGCTGGTGTTGTCATCACGCGTTATGAAGGACAGCCTGCTGCCACACAGTTTAAGAATAAGCTGGAGCGTCGCGGTATTAAGACCTATACGCATGGATTTACAAAAGGCTATCCAACAGATATTAATAAGGTTGTCAGTGAAGAAGGCTATGGTGCTAACCCATATATTATAACGGAGAACAAACTGGTTATTGTAACGGCTCCCGGTCCGGGTAGCGGAAAGCTAGCTACGTGTTTGAGTCAGTTGTATCATGATTCTCTACGAGGAAAGAAGTCTGGATATGCCAAGTTCGAGACCTTCCCCGTTTGGAATGTGCCGCTTAATCATCCGGTGAATATTGCTTATGAATCGGCAACAGCAGATTTAAAGGATTTCAATGTTATTGATCCCTTCCATCTTGGTGCATACAATAAGACAACCGTAAACTACAACAGAGATGTGGATAGTTTTCCGCTTTTAAAAAGAATTCTAGAGAAAATCACGGGTGAAGAATCTGTATATCAGTCACCAACAGACATGGGTGTAAATATGGTCGGTTACGGCATTATCGATGATGATGTTGTGAGACGAGCATCTCATCAGGAAATAATAAGAAGATGTTTCGTATATGAATGTGAGTATATGAAAGGTCTTGTAGATAAAGAAACGGTTGAACGTGCTGAGCTGATTATGGATAATCTAGGTCTTGCCAAAGAAGATCGTCTTGTGGTCACGCCTGCTCGTGAGGCAGCCAAGGGCTGTAAACACAAGAATCTGGATATCATTTCTTGTGGCGCAGCGATCATGTTGAAAGATGGTACCATTATTACAGGTAAGAATTCTGAAATTATGAATGCAACATCAAGTGTGATTTTGAATGCGATCAAGCATATGGCAAAGATTCCTGATAATATTTACTTGCTGACGCCAAGTATTATTGAATCAATTATTGCGCTGAAGAAGCGTCTTAAGGAGAACTTTGAAGCCTTGAGCTTGCAGGAAACACTCATTGCATTAAGCATCAGTGCGACGTCGAACCACACGGCTAAAGTTGCTCTGGAAACATTGGAAGAACTGTCAGGGTGCGAACTTCACTGTACGCACATGCTTATTCCTGGCGACGAGTCAGAAATTAGAAAAATTGGGATCAGCTTAACATCAGACCCCTTGTTCCCAAGCAATGATTTGTATATGAAGTAA
- a CDS encoding hypothetical protein (frameshifted, insertion/deletion at around 2341213): MTLSLVRQESKYLAIYELNKERNYPIMIMCEILGVYRSSYYKWLKRDKSENEKQNEEILGKIIEFYEEKNGAAGYRQVTMHLRNDENLHVNYKRVYRLMKIAGLKSICRRKKRRYTPSTPEITAENLLNRDFNAENIHQKWLTDVTEFKYGNGKKAYLSAILDLGDRSIVSYVIGKSNNNPLVFETFDRAVEAYPDATPLFHSDRGFQYTNKVFKTKLNDAGMTQSMSRVGRCIDNGPMEGFWAILKTETYHWRRFQSYEELEQAIDEYISYYNHYRYQKRLNEMTPFQYRHYLNELAA; this comes from the coding sequence GTGACGCTGAGCCTCGTGCGGCAAGAGAGTAAATACCTTGCGATCTACGAGCTGAACAAGGAAAGAAATTATCCAATTATGATCATGTGCGAGATTCTTGGCGTATACAGATCTTCGTACTATAAATGGTTAAAACGAGATAAAAGCGAAAATGAGAAGCAGAATGAAGAAATTCTCGGAAAGATCATCGAGTTTTACGAGGAGAAGAATGGCGCTGCTGGTTATCGGCAAGTTACTATGCATTTGCGAAATGACGAAAACCTGCACGTCAACTATAAACGCGTATATCGGCTGATGAAGATTGCTGGCCTGAAGTCGATCTGTCGACGGAAGAAACGGAGATACACGCCATCCACGCCTGAGATTACTGCCGAGAATCTCTTGAATCGCGATTTTAACGCTGAAAACATTCATCAAAAATGGCTGACCGATGTGACTGAATTCAAGTACGGAAACGGCAAGAAGGCTTATTTGAGCGCGATTTTGGACCTAGGTGATCGGAGTATTGTTTCCTATGTAATTGGAAAATCCAACAACAACCCTCTCGTATTCGAGACCTTTGATCGCGCAGTTGAGGCATATCCGGATGCTACTCCGCTATTTCATAGCGACAGGGGGTTTCAATACACCAACAAGGTATTTAAAACTAAGCTGAATGACGCAGGCATGACCCAAAGCATGTCGCGTGTTGGACGCTGCATTGACAATGGTCCGATGGAAGGATTTTGGGCTATTCTGAAAACGGAAACGTATCATTGGCGTAGATTTCAAAGCTATGAAGAATTGGAGCAGGCGATTGATGAGTACATATCTTACTACAATCACTATCGTTATCAGAAACGGCTTAATGAGATGACGCCATTTCAATACCGCCATTATCTAAATGAGTTGGCGGCATAA
- the megL_1 gene encoding methionine gamma-lyase codes for MSQKKPSTKIIHSGEVEFTKKVLRSVSVPKVPPIFMSSVFSFDDVDSLESVYDGTAEGYVYSRMSNPTTDGVGEILAAAEDCDGALVFSSGMAAIITAILANVESGDHIISSPVLYGGVYDYFTNEIKRFGVEVTFVDFVNDDIEKYIKANTKIIYTETISNPLMEVMDISKISMIAHKHDCKLIVDNTFATAAIVKPLSFGADIVAYSTTKFLGGHSDIIGGALLADKETTDHLRRFSILYGATMSPFDAWLLARSLRTLEIRIEKHSKNALKVAKFLESHPKIENVYYPGLESSPSYELAQKFFINGRCGGMLSADLAGGEEAATKFIKECESIKFVPSLAGVSTTLSYPAKTSHRAYSKDELQRVGISNGQLRFSIGLEDVDDIIEELKSALDRI; via the coding sequence ATGTCACAAAAAAAGCCTAGCACTAAAATTATTCATTCTGGGGAAGTGGAGTTTACAAAAAAGGTATTACGTTCTGTTTCAGTACCAAAAGTACCTCCAATTTTCATGAGTTCAGTTTTTTCTTTTGACGATGTCGACTCTTTAGAATCGGTCTATGATGGAACCGCTGAGGGGTATGTCTATTCGCGAATGTCAAATCCAACAACAGATGGTGTGGGTGAAATATTAGCTGCTGCAGAAGACTGTGATGGCGCTTTGGTATTTTCATCTGGTATGGCTGCAATTATTACGGCAATACTTGCCAACGTAGAATCTGGAGATCATATTATTTCATCACCGGTTCTTTATGGGGGCGTGTATGATTACTTTACCAATGAAATAAAACGATTTGGAGTAGAAGTTACCTTTGTTGATTTTGTAAATGATGATATTGAAAAATATATCAAAGCAAATACAAAAATCATTTACACGGAAACCATTTCAAATCCACTAATGGAAGTCATGGACATCTCAAAAATTAGCATGATTGCGCATAAGCACGACTGCAAGCTGATCGTTGACAATACATTTGCAACGGCTGCTATTGTTAAGCCTCTTTCTTTCGGCGCAGATATTGTCGCATATAGTACAACAAAATTTTTAGGCGGCCATAGCGACATCATCGGTGGCGCACTACTAGCAGATAAGGAAACAACAGATCATCTGCGCAGATTTAGCATTCTTTATGGTGCCACAATGAGTCCTTTTGATGCATGGCTCTTAGCCAGAAGCTTGCGCACATTGGAAATTAGGATAGAAAAGCACAGCAAAAATGCCTTGAAAGTGGCAAAGTTTCTTGAAAGCCATCCCAAAATTGAGAACGTTTATTATCCTGGACTCGAATCTTCTCCTTCCTATGAGTTGGCTCAAAAATTCTTTATTAACGGAAGGTGCGGCGGAATGCTGAGTGCAGATCTTGCAGGAGGCGAAGAGGCGGCTACTAAATTTATAAAAGAATGTGAAAGCATTAAATTTGTTCCAAGCCTAGCAGGTGTAAGCACGACTTTGTCGTATCCAGCTAAAACATCTCATCGGGCATATAGTAAAGATGAGTTGCAAAGGGTTGGAATATCAAACGGTCAGTTGAGGTTTTCAATCGGACTTGAAGATGTTGATGATATAATCGAAGAATTAAAATCTGCACTTGATCGAATATAA